One segment of Mus caroli chromosome 6, CAROLI_EIJ_v1.1, whole genome shotgun sequence DNA contains the following:
- the LOC110296247 gene encoding histone H2A.J, with protein sequence MSGRGKQGGKVRAKAKSRSSRAGLQFPVGRVHRLLRKGNYAERVGAGAPVYLAAVLEYLTAEILELAGNAARDNKKTRIIPRHLQLAIRNDEELNKLLGRVTIAQGGVLPNIQAVLLPKKTESQKVKSK encoded by the coding sequence ATGTCCGGGCGAGGCAAGCAGGGCGGTAAGGTGCGCGCCAAGGCCAAGTCGCGCTCGTCGCGCGCGGGCCTGCAGTTCCCCGTGGGCCGCGTTCACCGGCTGCTGCGGAAAGGCAACTACGCGGAGCGCGTGGGCGCGGGAGCGCCCGTGTACCTGGCGGCGGTGCTGGAGTACCTGACGGCCGAGATCCTGGAGCTGGCGGGCAACGCGGCGAGGGACAACAAGAAGACGCGCATCATCCCTCGCCACCTGCAGCTGGCCATCCGCAACGACGAGGAGCTCAACAAGCTGCTGGGCCGTGTGACCATCGCGCAGGGCGGCGTCCTGCCCAATATCCAGGCCGtgctgctgcccaagaagacGGAGAGCCAGAAGGTGAAGAGCAAGTGA
- the LOC110296703 gene encoding histone H4 encodes MSGRGKGGKGLGKGGAKRHRKVLRDNIQGITKPAIRRLARRGGVKRISGLIYEETRGVLKVFLENVIRDAVTYTEHAKRKTVTAMDVVYALKRQGRTLYGFGG; translated from the coding sequence ATGTCAGGACGAGGAAAAGGCGGTAAGGGTCTGGGGAAAGGTGGCGCCAAGCGACACCGCAAGGTTCTCCGCGACAACATCCAGGGCATTACCAAGCCCGCTATCCGGCGGCTGGCTCGGCGTGGCGGCGTGAAGCGCATCTCGGGCCTCATCTACGAGGAGACTCGCGGTGTCCTCAAGGTTTTCCTTGAGAATGTGATCCGCGACGCCGTCACCTACACCGAGCACGCCAAGCGCAAGACGGTCACGGCTATGGACGTGGTGTACGCGCTCAAGCGCCAGGGCCGCACTCTGTACGGCTTCGGCGGCTGA
- the Wbp11 gene encoding WW domain-binding protein 11, producing the protein MGRRSTSSTKSGKFMNPTDQARKEARKRELKKNKKQRMMVRAAVLKMKDPKQIIRDMEKLDEMEFNPVQQPQLNEKVLKDKRKKLRETFERILRLYEKENPDIYKELRKLEVEYEQKRAQLSQYFDAVKNAQHVEVESIPLPDMPHAPSNILIQDIPLPGAQPPSILKKTSAYGPPARAVSILPLLGHGVPRLPPGRKPPGPPPGPPPPQVLQMYGRKVGFALDLPPRRRDEDMLYSPELAQRGHDDDMSSTSEDDGYPEDMDQDKHDDSTEDSDTDRSDAESDGDEFGHREDSERDNTEEKKSGLSVRFADMPGKSRKKKKNMKELTPLQAMMLRMAGQEIPEEGREVEEFSEEEDADDSDDSEAEKQSQKQHKDDAHSDGTAAASSQQQAPPQSAPTSQIQAPPMPGPPPLGPPPAPPLRPPGPPTGLPPGPPPGAPPFLRPPGMPGIRGPLPRLLPPGPPPGRPPGPPPGPPPGLPPGPPPRGPPPRLPPPAPPGIPPPRPGMMRPPLVPPLGPAPPGLFPPAPLPNPGVLSAPPSLIQRPKADDASAATIEKKATATISAKPQITNPKAEVTRFVPTALRVRRENKGATAVPQRRSEDDSAVPVAKAAPRSGPSVPVSVQTKDDVYEAFMKEMEGLL; encoded by the exons ATGGGACGAAGATCAACATCCTCCACCAAGAGTGGGAAGTTTATGAACCCCACAGACCAAGCCC gAAAGGAAGCCCGGAAAAGAGAACTGAAAAAG AACAAAAAACAGCGCATGATGGTCCGCGCTGCAGTTTTGAAGATGAAAGATCCCAAACAAATTATCCGGGACATGGAGAAACTGGATGAAATGG AGTTTAACCCAGTGCAACAGCCACAGTTGAATGAGAAAGTACTGAAAGACAAGCGAAAAAAGCTGAGGGAAACCTTTGAACGAATTCTACGactttatgaaaaagaaaatccagataTTTACAAAGAACTGAGAAAGCTGGAAGTGGAATATGAACAGAAGAGAGCTCAGCTGAGCCAGTACTTTGATGCTGTTAAG AATGCTCAGCATGTGGAAGTAGAGAGCATCCCTTTGCCAGACATGCCGCATGCTCCTTCCAACATCTTAATCCAGGACATTCCTCTTCCCGGTGCACAGCCCCCCTCCATCCTGAAGAAGACCTCAGCGTATGG GCCTCCAGCTCGGGCCGTGTCTATCCTTCCTCTCCTGGGACATGGTGTTCCCCGCTTGCCCCCTGGCAGAAAACCGCCCGGCCCTCCACCTGGCCCCCCTCCTCCTCAGGTTCTGCAGATGTACGGCCGGAAAGTGGGCTTCGCTCTAGATCTTCCCCCTCGGAGGCGAGATGAGGATATGCTGTATAGTCCAGAGCTTG CTCAGCGGGGTCATGACGATGACATGTCCAGCACCAGTGAAGACGACGGCTATCCTGAGGACATGGATCAGGATAAGCATGATGACAGTACTGAGGACAGTGACACTGACAGATCAGATGCAGAGAGTGATGGGGATGAGTTCGGGCACCGCGAGGACAGTGAGCGCGACAACACTGAGGAGAAGAAGTCAG GTCTAAGCGTCAGATTTGCTGATATGCCTGGGAAatcaaggaagaagaagaaaaacatgaaggaGCTGACTCCTCTTCAAGCCATGATGCTGCGAATGGCAG gTCAGGAAATTCCTGAGGAAGGACGGGAAGTGGAGGAATTTTCAGAGGAGGAGGATGCCGACGACTCGGATGATTCTGAAGCAGAGAAACAATCGCAGAAGCAGCATAAAGACGATGCCCACTCTGACGGCACGGCTGCAGCCTCTTCCCAGCAGCAGGCTCCTCCACAGTCTGCTCCTACTTCTCAGATACAAGCCCCTCCCATGCCAGGACCACCACCTCTTGGACCACCACCTGCCCCACCCTTACGGCCTCCTGGACCACCTACAGGCCTTCCTCCTGGGCCGCCTCCAG ggGCTCCTCCATTCCTGAGACCACCTGGAATGCCAGGAATCCGAGGGCCTTTACCACGACTTTTACCTCCAGGCCCACCACCAGGCCGACCTCCTGGCCCTCCCCCAGGCCCACCTCCAGGTCTGCCTCCTGGACCCCCTCCTCGGGGACCCCCACCAAGGCTACCTCCTCCTGCACCTCCAG GGATCCCTCCTCCTCGTCCTGGCATGATGCGCCCACCCTTGGTTCCTCCTCTTGGTCCTGCCCCGCCTGGCCTTTTCCCACCAGCTCCCTTGCCCAACCCAGGGGTGTTGAGTGCCCCACCCAGCCTCATTCAGCGACCGAAGGCGGATGATGCAAGTGCCGCCACCATCGAGAAGAAAGCCACAGCGACCATCAGTGCCAAGCCCCAGATCACCAATCCCAAGGCAGAGGTCACACGGTTTGTGCCCACTGCACTGAGGGTACGCCGAGAGAATAAGGGGGCTACTGCTGTTCCCCAAAGAAGGTCAGAGGACGACTCTGCTGTGCCTGTCGCCAAAGCGGCCCCGAGATCTGGTCCTTCAGTTCCTGTCTCAGTACAAACTAAGGACGATGTTTATGAAGCGTTTATGAAAGAGATGGAAGGGTTGCTGTGA